The Sporosarcina ureae genome includes a region encoding these proteins:
- a CDS encoding metallophosphoesterase has product MKLLILSDSHGDLHTVEQIKSLQADAIFHCGDSELSATNPLLNGIHIVRGNCDNDDQLPATIVQKVGDETVFIVHGHEHDVKRSMLTLSYAAAEQQATIALFGHSHLYGAEMINGVLFVNPGSTTQPRGGREASYAVIEIADGYTVSFYSMNHDLLDRTKLNK; this is encoded by the coding sequence ATGAAGCTACTTATTTTAAGTGATTCACATGGCGACTTGCACACAGTGGAGCAGATTAAATCTTTGCAAGCAGACGCAATCTTCCATTGCGGGGACAGTGAATTATCAGCAACGAATCCACTGCTAAATGGAATCCATATTGTTCGTGGTAACTGTGACAATGATGATCAATTGCCAGCAACTATTGTACAGAAAGTGGGCGATGAGACGGTATTCATCGTCCATGGCCATGAACACGACGTCAAGCGCTCTATGCTCACTCTTTCTTACGCGGCAGCTGAGCAACAAGCAACCATCGCTTTATTTGGACATTCACATTTGTATGGGGCGGAGATGATTAATGGTGTGTTGTTTGTTAATCCTGGAAGTACTACTCAACCACGTGGCGGTCGGGAAGCATCATACGCAGTCATTGAAATCGCCGATGGTTATACTGTGAGTTTTTATAGTATGAACCACGACTTATTAGACCGAACTAAATTAAATAAATAG
- a CDS encoding XTP/dITP diphosphatase — translation MNEVLIATNNKGKAKDFEVLFRPLGINVLTLQDIEESIDVEETGTTFVENAVLKAETVANLLGKVVIADDSGLEVDALNGEPGVYSARYAGEPSDDEANIDKLLANLVEVPQTKRQARFRCVLAIAGPNIETTTYSGSCEGVITDQRQGTNGFGYDPIFYVPSKEKTMAELSAEEKSTISHRGAALAQLKEQLPEFITRIGEIK, via the coding sequence ATGAATGAAGTATTAATCGCAACGAATAATAAAGGCAAGGCGAAAGATTTTGAAGTTCTCTTTCGCCCTTTAGGTATCAATGTGCTGACATTGCAAGATATCGAAGAATCGATTGATGTAGAAGAGACGGGAACCACTTTTGTTGAAAATGCTGTACTAAAAGCCGAAACTGTTGCAAACTTACTGGGAAAAGTAGTGATCGCGGATGACAGCGGGCTCGAGGTAGATGCACTGAATGGGGAACCGGGCGTTTACTCTGCACGCTATGCAGGCGAGCCATCGGACGATGAAGCGAATATCGATAAGTTGCTAGCTAACCTTGTGGAAGTGCCTCAAACGAAGCGCCAAGCTCGTTTTCGGTGCGTTCTGGCGATTGCGGGTCCTAATATCGAGACAACTACTTATTCCGGTAGCTGCGAGGGTGTCATTACTGATCAACGACAAGGAACGAATGGATTCGGCTATGATCCAATATTTTATGTGCCTAGTAAAGAAAAAACGATGGCAGAGTTATCTGCAGAAGAGAAAAGTACCATCTCTCATCGCGGGGCAGCCTTAGCCCAGTTAAAAGAACAACTACCAGAATTTATCACACGGATAGGTGAAATAAAATGA
- the rph gene encoding ribonuclease PH: MRHDGRATEDIRTVTIEKDYLIHPEGSVLISVGNTKVICTATIEERVPPFMRNSGKGWISAEYSMLPRATGQRTIRESSRGKVGGRTMEIQRLIGRALRAVVDLDAIGERTIWIDCDVIQADGGTRTSSITGAFVALVIAANKLQTEKKLPVFPVRDFLAATSVGKLSDGQLITDLDYVEDSSADVDMNVVMTGQGQFVELQGTGEEATFSRAEMNDLLTLAESGIEQLIAIQKEVLGELADKIGQQVGEAQ; this comes from the coding sequence ATGCGACACGATGGAAGAGCGACTGAAGATATTCGAACAGTAACAATTGAGAAAGATTATTTGATTCACCCCGAAGGTTCCGTACTGATATCAGTTGGAAATACGAAAGTAATTTGTACAGCGACGATTGAAGAGCGTGTACCGCCATTTATGCGAAATAGTGGAAAAGGGTGGATCTCAGCTGAATATTCCATGTTGCCACGCGCTACAGGACAACGGACAATCCGAGAATCTTCTCGTGGTAAAGTGGGCGGTCGCACGATGGAAATTCAGCGTCTGATAGGACGAGCTTTGCGTGCAGTCGTTGATTTGGATGCGATTGGAGAGCGTACGATTTGGATCGATTGCGATGTCATTCAGGCGGATGGAGGAACGCGTACATCATCCATTACAGGTGCATTCGTTGCATTGGTCATTGCTGCAAATAAATTGCAAACTGAAAAAAAGCTACCCGTATTTCCGGTTCGTGATTTCTTAGCTGCTACAAGTGTAGGGAAACTATCTGACGGTCAATTGATCACGGATCTCGATTATGTAGAAGATTCTTCAGCTGACGTAGATATGAACGTGGTGATGACCGGACAAGGCCAATTCGTGGAACTACAAGGAACAGGCGAAGAAGCTACTTTTTCTCGCGCAGAAATGAATGATTTATTGACATTGGCTGAATCGGGAATCGAACAATTGATTGCGATTCAAAAAGAAGTGTTGGGCGAATTGGCGGATAAGATCGGACAACAGGTAGGCGAAGCACAATGA
- the racE gene encoding glutamate racemase: MNAPIGVIDSGVGGLTVVRELRNYLPNEPIIYIGDDARCPYGPRPAEEVLQFTMDMVNSLAQMGIKMLVIACNTATAIALEEVRQQFDFPVVGVIEPGARAAVNASETDEIAVLGTEGTVKSKAYDQAIHSLKPEAKVHSLACPEFVPIVENGEYRTQAARDIVDQTLLPLRNYPFDSVILGCTHYPLLQEHIEAHFSNHKNVISSAAETVIDVERILAAKQLRSTSAEEPIFYTTGSIEKFQAIVEDWLAIPQPDVRNLTL, encoded by the coding sequence TTGAACGCACCTATTGGAGTAATTGATTCGGGAGTTGGCGGACTGACAGTTGTAAGAGAGTTACGCAACTACCTACCGAACGAACCTATTATTTACATTGGCGATGATGCACGTTGTCCGTATGGTCCTCGACCAGCGGAAGAAGTGTTGCAATTTACAATGGACATGGTCAACAGCTTAGCGCAAATGGGTATAAAAATGCTCGTTATTGCGTGTAACACCGCGACTGCTATCGCGCTAGAAGAAGTACGACAGCAATTTGATTTTCCTGTTGTCGGTGTAATTGAACCAGGGGCCAGGGCGGCTGTCAACGCGTCTGAAACAGACGAAATTGCTGTGCTTGGTACGGAAGGCACCGTGAAAAGTAAAGCGTATGATCAAGCGATACACAGTCTAAAACCAGAAGCCAAAGTTCATTCACTTGCGTGTCCGGAATTTGTGCCAATTGTTGAAAATGGAGAATACCGTACACAGGCAGCTAGAGACATAGTCGATCAGACGTTACTGCCTTTGCGTAACTATCCATTTGATTCTGTGATTCTTGGCTGTACGCATTATCCATTATTACAAGAACATATTGAAGCGCATTTCTCTAATCATAAGAATGTTATTTCTTCAGCGGCGGAGACTGTGATTGATGTGGAACGGATTCTTGCAGCAAAACAATTACGATCCACTTCAGCAGAAGAGCCGATATTTTACACAACAGGCTCAATTGAAAAGTTTCAAGCTATCGTTGAAGATTGGCTTGCTATTCCACAGCCAGACGTCCGTAATCTGACTTTATAA
- a CDS encoding MarR family winged helix-turn-helix transcriptional regulator: MEKDLRYIASIIKEQGRKILKKSTITPPQFSALQWLLEHGDMTIGDLSNRMFLAFSTTTDLVDRMENSQLVKRVRDDQDRRVVRVHLLPEGIRIIEEVIQKRQEYLQDVFVNSNEQEIQRFSELLATLHEQMTRD; encoded by the coding sequence ATGGAAAAAGACTTGCGATACATTGCGTCCATCATCAAGGAACAAGGTCGAAAAATATTAAAGAAGTCTACCATTACACCTCCACAATTCAGCGCTCTTCAATGGTTATTAGAACATGGTGATATGACCATTGGAGATCTATCCAATAGAATGTTCTTAGCATTTAGCACAACGACTGACTTAGTAGACCGGATGGAAAATAGTCAGCTAGTGAAACGTGTGCGAGATGATCAGGACCGCCGGGTTGTTCGTGTTCATTTATTACCTGAAGGAATACGGATTATTGAAGAGGTCATACAGAAGAGACAAGAGTATTTGCAAGATGTTTTTGTGAATTCAAATGAGCAGGAAATTCAGCGGTTTTCAGAATTGCTAGCCACACTACATGAACAGATGACAAGAGATTGA
- a CDS encoding helix-turn-helix domain-containing protein — MQNRSLLTNRERQIFTLLVDDFTTKEIAGQLTISEKTVRNHISNTIQKLGVSGRAQAIVELLRLGELRLN; from the coding sequence ATGCAAAACCGTTCTTTATTAACAAATCGAGAACGACAGATTTTCACTTTGCTGGTAGATGATTTTACAACGAAAGAAATTGCTGGACAATTGACTATTAGTGAGAAAACCGTACGAAATCATATTTCAAATACGATTCAAAAACTGGGTGTATCAGGTAGAGCACAAGCAATCGTCGAATTATTGCGATTGGGAGAATTACGGCTGAACTAA
- a CDS encoding acyl-CoA thioesterase: protein MRESYIEDLEQWVEGFHFHANVSVRFSETDMYGHLNNTKVFAYFEYARIEYLKHVNLMEKWIDPKGTTIPIVADLQCDFAKQVYFDEKLQIHVKANSMGTSSVDLHYMAKNERNEIVLTGRGAIVQVGKGDGRPVAWMEEERRVFLENS, encoded by the coding sequence ATGAGAGAAAGTTATATTGAGGATTTGGAGCAATGGGTCGAAGGATTTCATTTTCACGCCAATGTTTCCGTTCGTTTTTCAGAGACGGATATGTATGGGCATCTGAACAATACGAAGGTATTTGCCTATTTTGAATATGCTCGAATCGAGTATTTGAAACATGTAAATCTTATGGAAAAGTGGATTGATCCAAAGGGCACAACTATTCCAATAGTAGCGGATTTACAATGCGATTTCGCAAAGCAAGTGTACTTTGACGAAAAGCTACAAATCCATGTGAAAGCCAATAGTATGGGTACGAGTTCAGTTGATTTGCATTATATGGCTAAGAATGAACGTAATGAAATCGTCTTAACAGGTAGAGGTGCTATCGTTCAAGTGGGTAAAGGTGATGGAAGACCCGTAGCGTGGATGGAAGAAGAGAGAAGGGTGTTCCTAGAAAACTCGTAA
- the sdhB gene encoding succinate dehydrogenase iron-sulfur subunit produces the protein MIKVSEQQTATATKTVVFDIQRQDTATSSPYVERFEVPYRPNMNVISALMEIRRNPVNAKGEKTTPINWDMNCLEEVCGACSMVINGRPRQSCTALVDQLTQPIKLEPMRTFPVVRDLVVDREFMFDSLKRIKAWVPIDGTYDLGEGPRMPERKRQWAYELSKCMTCGVCLEACPNVNDKTNFMGPALMSQVRLFNAHPTGSMNKDERLATVMGDGGITECGNAQNCVVACPKGIPLTTSIGAIGRATTIQMFKDFFGSDHQVD, from the coding sequence TTGATAAAAGTGAGCGAACAACAAACTGCAACTGCTACAAAAACTGTCGTATTTGACATTCAACGTCAAGATACTGCCACTTCAAGCCCTTATGTAGAAAGATTTGAAGTTCCATACCGTCCGAATATGAACGTAATTTCGGCTCTAATGGAAATCAGACGTAACCCAGTAAATGCTAAAGGTGAAAAAACAACTCCTATTAACTGGGATATGAACTGTTTGGAAGAAGTTTGTGGCGCATGTTCAATGGTGATTAACGGTCGTCCTCGTCAGTCATGTACTGCGCTGGTTGATCAGTTAACACAACCTATTAAACTTGAGCCTATGCGTACATTCCCAGTCGTTCGTGACTTGGTTGTTGACCGTGAATTCATGTTCGATTCGTTAAAGCGTATCAAAGCATGGGTTCCGATCGATGGTACGTATGACCTGGGTGAAGGTCCTCGTATGCCTGAACGTAAACGTCAATGGGCATATGAACTATCTAAATGTATGACTTGCGGTGTATGTCTAGAAGCTTGTCCGAACGTAAACGACAAGACAAATTTCATGGGTCCTGCATTAATGTCACAAGTGCGTCTATTCAACGCACATCCAACTGGTTCAATGAACAAAGACGAGCGTTTGGCTACTGTTATGGGAGACGGAGGAATCACTGAGTGTGGTAACGCACAAAACTGTGTAGTTGCATGTCCTAAAGGTATTCCGTTAACGACTTCTATTGGAGCAATTGGTAGAGCAACGACAATCCAAATGTTTAAGGACTTCTTCGGAAGTGACCATCAAGTAGATTAA